Proteins found in one Macrobrachium nipponense isolate FS-2020 chromosome 35, ASM1510439v2, whole genome shotgun sequence genomic segment:
- the LOC135208842 gene encoding uncharacterized protein LOC135208842 isoform X1, translating to MFIWNRIMILECSSGIGYDLLDKMQLPPPPPAWLPDELRRLEEAPQSSYNSVWNEIRDYSNAAPSFPVESASRQTCPWYEMPCSIFCRSKSEEPVTNNLMAKVIDMQNTGADPSVMVKVEASKFCGFCKNNGAREKLYMSHCLRDSSGRLACEVLRNYVCPICGATGDDAHTVNYCPQKNQNKNTVPLAIKLRKTKRNATTFRSTSSR from the exons ATGTTCATCTGGAATCGGATAATGATATTGGAATGTTCATCTGGAATCGG GTATGATTTGCTGGATAAGATGCAGTTACCTCCCCCACCACCTGCTTGGCTACCAGACGAATTACGTAGGCTTGAAGAGGCTCCACAAAGTTCATATAATAGTGTTTGGAATGAAATTAGAGATTACTCTAATGCTGCGCCATCTTTTCCAGTAGAGAGTG CTAGCCGTCAGACATGCCCATGGTATGAAATGCCTTGCAGCATCTTCTGCAGAAGTAAATCGGAAGAACCAGTTACAAACAACTTGATGGCAAAAGTTATAGACATGCAAAATACAGGAGCAGATCCT TCAGTAATGGTAAAAGTGGAGGCTTCAAAATTTTGTGGATTCTGCAAAAACAATGGGGCCAGGGAGAAATTATACATGAGCCACTGCCTCAG GGACTCAAGTGGTAGGTTGGCATGTGAAGTCTTGCGAAATTATGTTTGTCCGATATGTGGTGCAACTGGAGATGATGCCCACACAGTTAACTATTGTCCACAGAagaatcaaaacaaaaacacagtcCCTTTGGCAATAAAATTGAGAAAGACTAAAAGAAACGCTACTACTTTCAGGAGTACTTCTTCTAGGTGA
- the LOC135208842 gene encoding uncharacterized protein LOC135208842 isoform X2 yields the protein MLPRRYDLLDKMQLPPPPPAWLPDELRRLEEAPQSSYNSVWNEIRDYSNAAPSFPVESASRQTCPWYEMPCSIFCRSKSEEPVTNNLMAKVIDMQNTGADPSVMVKVEASKFCGFCKNNGAREKLYMSHCLRDSSGRLACEVLRNYVCPICGATGDDAHTVNYCPQKNQNKNTVPLAIKLRKTKRNATTFRSTSSR from the exons GTATGATTTGCTGGATAAGATGCAGTTACCTCCCCCACCACCTGCTTGGCTACCAGACGAATTACGTAGGCTTGAAGAGGCTCCACAAAGTTCATATAATAGTGTTTGGAATGAAATTAGAGATTACTCTAATGCTGCGCCATCTTTTCCAGTAGAGAGTG CTAGCCGTCAGACATGCCCATGGTATGAAATGCCTTGCAGCATCTTCTGCAGAAGTAAATCGGAAGAACCAGTTACAAACAACTTGATGGCAAAAGTTATAGACATGCAAAATACAGGAGCAGATCCT TCAGTAATGGTAAAAGTGGAGGCTTCAAAATTTTGTGGATTCTGCAAAAACAATGGGGCCAGGGAGAAATTATACATGAGCCACTGCCTCAG GGACTCAAGTGGTAGGTTGGCATGTGAAGTCTTGCGAAATTATGTTTGTCCGATATGTGGTGCAACTGGAGATGATGCCCACACAGTTAACTATTGTCCACAGAagaatcaaaacaaaaacacagtcCCTTTGGCAATAAAATTGAGAAAGACTAAAAGAAACGCTACTACTTTCAGGAGTACTTCTTCTAGGTGA
- the LOC135208842 gene encoding uncharacterized protein LOC135208842 isoform X3, whose product MQLPPPPPAWLPDELRRLEEAPQSSYNSVWNEIRDYSNAAPSFPVESASRQTCPWYEMPCSIFCRSKSEEPVTNNLMAKVIDMQNTGADPSVMVKVEASKFCGFCKNNGAREKLYMSHCLRDSSGRLACEVLRNYVCPICGATGDDAHTVNYCPQKNQNKNTVPLAIKLRKTKRNATTFRSTSSR is encoded by the exons ATGCAGTTACCTCCCCCACCACCTGCTTGGCTACCAGACGAATTACGTAGGCTTGAAGAGGCTCCACAAAGTTCATATAATAGTGTTTGGAATGAAATTAGAGATTACTCTAATGCTGCGCCATCTTTTCCAGTAGAGAGTG CTAGCCGTCAGACATGCCCATGGTATGAAATGCCTTGCAGCATCTTCTGCAGAAGTAAATCGGAAGAACCAGTTACAAACAACTTGATGGCAAAAGTTATAGACATGCAAAATACAGGAGCAGATCCT TCAGTAATGGTAAAAGTGGAGGCTTCAAAATTTTGTGGATTCTGCAAAAACAATGGGGCCAGGGAGAAATTATACATGAGCCACTGCCTCAG GGACTCAAGTGGTAGGTTGGCATGTGAAGTCTTGCGAAATTATGTTTGTCCGATATGTGGTGCAACTGGAGATGATGCCCACACAGTTAACTATTGTCCACAGAagaatcaaaacaaaaacacagtcCCTTTGGCAATAAAATTGAGAAAGACTAAAAGAAACGCTACTACTTTCAGGAGTACTTCTTCTAGGTGA